One region of Turicibacter bilis genomic DNA includes:
- a CDS encoding (2Fe-2S)-binding protein — protein sequence MDLNQKICYCFNVTVGDIKKEIESGSTTLQEIQSETKAGTACKGCVKRLQETIDALLAEKA from the coding sequence ATGGATTTAAATCAAAAAATTTGCTACTGCTTCAATGTAACAGTTGGAGATATTAAAAAAGAAATTGAATCAGGTTCAACAACATTACAAGAAATTCAATCAGAAACAAAAGCAGGAACGGCTTGTAAAGGATGCGTTAAACGTCTACAAGAAACAATTGATGCTTTATTAGCAGAAAAAGCTTAA
- a CDS encoding zinc ribbon domain-containing protein: MKIEKYVCPKCENNSYEVDEFCATGSGISKLFDVQNRRFTTITCTKCKYTEMYKGTTSDLENIFDFLIGG, translated from the coding sequence ATGAAGATTGAAAAGTATGTTTGTCCCAAATGTGAAAATAACAGTTATGAAGTAGATGAATTTTGTGCCACAGGTAGTGGAATTTCTAAATTGTTTGATGTACAAAATCGTAGATTTACGACTATTACTTGTACGAAATGTAAGTATACAGAAATGTATAAAGGAACAACAAGTGATTTAGAAAATATCTTCGATTTCTTAATTGGAGGATAA